Sequence from the Polynucleobacter sp. Adler-ghost genome:
TTTTCAGCCGAGCATGGAATTGGGCAATTAAAACGAGATGAGCTAACAACAAGAAAAAATTCTATAGAACTGGAATTGATGAGAAGTATAAAAAGAGCTCTTGACCCACATGGAATCATGAATCCAGGGAAAGTGCTTTAGCAGTCAAGAGATATTTAAACCAAACTTATCGTGGAATATCACCATAAACTATAGGAGGGGAGCCTAAGATTGATAAAACTACTGTTAGCCGATCCAAAATACATAAAAATATAAGCCAAAGAAAAAACCACCCCGCAGGGTGGTTGAAAAAAATTCATGGAGGTACTACCTAAGAATGAACAACAACATCATCGTATTCCATTCAAAGGCTCTCCCAATTTCGTATTGCTTACTTAATGTGCGTGATGCCTCATATTGGTGCAATGGACGTTGGGGCCCAAGCTCCTACCGTTTGCAGGGATACTTTGTCTCAAAGAATCGGATCAGCGTCTTAGCTGCACGATCTTGATTGAATTGGGGGTTATTTTGATTCCAAGCCAAGAACTCCTGGAGAATGACTTCTCTTGTACCAGCTTCCGATGAGAAACAAATGCTCTGCTTTTGTTTTGCATTTCGGTTAGCAAGGTAGGCCTGATAAACGCCCTCACCAAAGCCAAAGCAAAAGTTCTGCGCATCCGCATCATTGAGGTTTTTGCATAGCTCAACCAATGCAGCAGTAGAGGCATCATTCTTTGGAAGCTCAGACTGAGCAAAAGTGTTTGCCTGCAACAGCAAGAATGCACTAATGACGAGTGAGATTGTCCGAAATAGTTTCATAGTGTCTTCTTTATAAATTAGCGCCTAAATCCACCCATGCGGCCAGCACCAAAACCACCACGCCCACCAAATCGGTCATCATTCATTCGATCAGCACGTGCTTGCTCTCGCATCGCATTTTCTTGAGCTGCCTCACGATAGGTATTTGGATTGCTACGATCCTGCTGGTAATCATTTCTTGCCTCTTGATTTAGGCGGTCAGCTTGAGAGCGCTCTTGTGGCGTAGCATTTTTTTGAAAGGCATTATCAGCTCTCTGTCCAGCCGCTCTTGCCGCCTGTCGATCTTGCGGGCTCGCATTATTTTTCCAATCATTCAACAGTCGCTGTTGGTTCTGAATGCTACTCGGACCAATCAGCCCCCTATTCGTTCTTCCAGGAGAATTTGTATTGTTCACATTAATCGTGCCATCAGACCAGCTAGGCGAAGACCAAAATGCACTACCTACTGCCATCCCAAGTCCAAAAGACATCATTCCCCAGGCGGGGTTATAAACAGGATATGGTGGGTAGTCTGGATAAGGCCACGCCCCATAAACAACGGTGGGGTTATAGCTCGGCACGTAGACCACTTGAGTATTGGCGGGGCCAATTAATACGTTCGAGTTAGCGTCAGTGCTCACTGTAATTTGCTGATTTGACTTGAGAGTTCCAGCTTGAACGGCGCGTTTGCGTAAAACCTGCACCGCCTTCATCGTATCTGCTGGCTGTAGCTTGTAGGCATTGCCCAAATTTTGAGTCCACTGCAACTTACTACCCATCATATTGAATGCTTGCGGAAATGAGATCAGCGACTTCACGCTATCGTTCCACGATTGCACTTTGAGAGCATCTTGCAATGCAGTGCCATTTAGACTGGAATTGCTATTACGCCAGTTATAGGCTTCAGCCATCTCTAGTGGATAAGTTGATGCCAATAGCATCAAGGACAGCAAGGAGTCTGGGTATAAGGCAATCGGAGAGAGTAAGGACTGCAATTGCTCTGATGAAATCAACTGCGGTGAACTGTTATAGCCACCACTTTGGGTATAGGACTGTGGATAGTCGATATTTTGATAGGGATCACCATTATTTGAACAAGCACTCAAGAGCGCTGTAAGCCCAATCAAATATCCTGCTTTATTCTGAATATTCATACACTCATTAATCCTCTTGTATTTCTAGAGTGTAATACCGAGCCAGAAATTAGTGATTTTCTTTAGCGTGGTTAATGGAGTATTTCGGGATCTCAATGACTAGGTCCTGGCGCGCCACAATAGCCTGACAAGATAAGCGAGACTGGGGATTGAGGCCCCATGCACGGTCTAACAAATCTTCTTCATTCTCATCAGGCTCATTCAGACTCTGATAGCCCTCTTTCACAATCACGTGGCAAGTTGTGCAAGCACAGACCATATCGCAGGCATGTTCAATCGGAATATGGTTTTCTAGCAAGGCCTCACAAACGGAGGTGCCTGGAGTCACTTCAAGTACCGCACCTTCAGGGCAATACTCGCTATGGGGTAGAACAACGATCTGAGTCATTTGGGTAATTTTCTTTTCTTAGATTTCTGCAACATTCTTACCGGCTAATGCCCTCTTAATGCTGGCATTCATGCGCTTTTGGGCAAACTCGTCGGTAGCCTTAGCGGCATGATCGACTGCTTTTCTGAGAATGGCGCTATCAGTTTCTTCTGTAAGCAACTTTTGCAAGACGGCCATTTCTTGATCAACCTCAGCCTGCTCTTGAGAATTCAATAATCCACGATCAGAATCTAAAGCAGTTTGTACAGCATCTAATAAACGCTGCGCATTCACCTGCTCTTCACGCAAAGATCTTGAAAGGAGGTCTATTTTGGCTGAGGCAAAACCATCTTGCAGCATTCGGGCAATCTCAGCATCAGTCAGACCATAGGATGGCTTAATATCTATTGAGGCTTGCACACCTGAACCCTGCTCCATGGCGCTTACAGAGAGCAATCCATCTGCATCTACTTGATAGGTCACGCGTATACGGGCAGCACCAGCAGCCATTGGCGGGATGCCACGCAATTCAAACTTACCTAAAGAGCGACAGTCTTGTGCTAACTCCCTCTCACCCTGCACTACCTGAATTGCTAAAGCAGTTTGGCCATCTTTAAAGGTCGTGAAATCCTGAGCACGCGCTACCGGAATAGGTGTGTTGCGCGGAATAATTTTTTCCACCAAGCCACCCATGGTTTCAACGCCAAGAGACAGTGGAATGACATCCAAGAGGAGCCACTCATCGTCCTTGCTTTGATTGCCAGCAAGTAAGTCAGCCTGCATTGCGGCGCCTAAAGCAACAACCTGATCTGGATTGAGATTATTTAAGGGTTTAGTGCCGAAGAGCTCGCCCACCGCACGTTGCACATGAGGCATACGAGTTGCCCCACCAACCATCACGACGCCTTTGACTTCATCAGCCTTAAGGCCTGCATCGCGCAAGGCTTTCTTCACGGCAAGCAAAGTCTTGTTGATTAAGTTTTGCGTGATTTCAAAAAACTGCGCCTGGCTCACTCCCACATTAATCACAGTGCCATCAGCAAGAGTTTCATGAACACGTGCTAATGGGTTATGGCTCAATTGCTCTTTAGCATGTTTGCAAGAGAGTAAGAGCTTACGATGATCCTGAATCGACAGTGGTGGAAGCTTAGCTTGCTCAATCACCCAACAATAGAGGCGATGGTCAAAATCATCGCCTCCCAAAGCAGAATCGCCGCCGGTAGAGAGTACTTCAAATACCCCTCTGCTCATACGCAAAATGGAGATATCAAAAGTGCCGCCACCTAAATCGTAAACCGCGTAGATGCCCTCGGAGGCATTATCTAAACCATAGGCAATGGCAGCAGCAGTAGGCTCATTGAGCAGACGTAAAACTTCAATGCCTGCCAACTTCGCAGCATCTTTAGTTGCTTGACGCTGAGCATCATCAAAATAAGCGGGCACGGTAATCACCGCACCAACGATGTCGTCATTAACTGAGTCTTCTGCCAACTGGCGCAAGCGCGCCAAAATTTCTGCTGAAACTTCAATGGGGCTCTTGTCACCTGCTACCGTTTTGATCTTTAACATCCCAGGCTCGTCAACGAAGTCGTAGGGAGTGCTTTCGATATTCTCTACATCGACAATACCCCGGCCCATGAAACGTTTCACAGAAACAATCGTATTTTTGGTATCAGAGACAATACTTTCGGCAGCCTCGAAGCCGGCTTGGGTTCTACCGTTTGGGAGATAACGCACCACAGAAGGAAGTAACTCGCGCCCTTCTGAATCAGGGAGAACCTTAGGTAAGGCATCCCGCACAATTGCGACCAAGGAGTTAGTGGTACCCAAGTCAATACCTACCGCAATCCGACGTTGATGCGGAGCAAGTGATTTACCAGGTTCGGAGATTTGTAATAAGGCCATGGGGTCTAGAGTGTAAAGCTATACCAAAGCTGAGATAGCATCATCTAGCTCTAGCGCAAACTTATCAATAAAAAGCAGACCTCTAAGCAACTCAGCTGCGCGCTCATAGTTCTGAGCTCCATCGATAGCCTGTGTAATTTCTACCAAGATATCTCGTTTAGCTTGATCAACCTCTTCAGCTAGAGCTTCGAGAGCACCGAGATCCTCATCTTGATCTTCGAGACTTTCACGCCATTCCATTTGCTTCATCAGAAAAGCAGCTGGCATGGCCGTATTGGTCTCAAGACGCGCATCCACTTTGTGGAGTTGGCAAAGGTAGAGCCCACGCTGAATGGGATTTTTCAAAGTTTGAAATGCAGTATTTGCCAGGGTAGCCATTTGCATTGCCAACCTTTGCTCGGTATCGCTACCGCGAGCATGGCGATCAGGATGCACTTCTTTTTGGATCGCTAAATAAGCTTGATCCAATGCAGACAAATCTAGGTTGAATTGCTGTTCTAAACCAAAGAAACGAAAGTAATTGTCAGACGCGGAAGGATTCACCACAACCACACTCATCTTTTACATTCGGGTTTTGGAACTTAAAGCCTTCGTTCAAACCTTCACGTACAAAGTCTAATTCGGTGCCATCTAAATAGGCTAAGCTCTTAGGATCAATAAAGATGGTGATGCCATTAGATTCAAATTTCACATCTTCGGGAGCGGCCTCATCCACATATTCCAATTGATAGGCCAAGCCTGAGCAACCAGTAGTGCGAACACCTAAGCGTAAGCCGCAACCTTTTCCACGCTTATCTAAATTGCGCTGAACATGTTTCGCTGCTTTGTCGGTTAAGGAAATTGCCATGATGAAAGCCTTTTTATCTTTACAGGGCCGGATGCTTTTCTTTGTAATCAGCCACTGCTGCCTTGATGGCATCTTCAGCCAAGATAGAGCAGTGAATTTTTACTGGTGGCAAAGCCAACTCTTCAGCAATCAAGGAGTTCTTAATCTCTAAGGCCTGATCCAAGGTTTTGCCTTTAACCCACTCAGTGACTAATGAGGAGGATGCAATTGCAGAACCGCAACCATAGGTCTTGAACTTGGCATCTTCAATCACGCCCTGATCGTTTACACGAATCTGTAGCTTCATCACGTCACCACACGCAGGTGCGCCGACCATGCCAGTACCTACTTGGTCATCGCCTTTTTCAAAAGAACCCACATTGCGGGGATTTTCATAATGATCAATTACTTTATCGCTATATGCCATGGTATTTTCTCGCTATCTCTTTTATCTTTAATCTTGCTTCAATATATTTAATAACTCTTAGTGAGCTGCCCACTGGATGGTGCTGAGGTCAATACCATCCTTAAACATTTCCCATAAAGGTGAAAGTTCACGTAACTTTGCAATCTTCTCTTTAACCAATTTGATCGTGAAATCCACTTCTTCTTCAGTAGTAAAGCGTCCCAAAGTAAAACGAATTGAGCTGTGTGCTAATTCATCATTACGACCAAGAGCGCGCAATACATAAGAAGGCTCTAAGGATGCTGAAGTACATGCAGAACCAGAGGAAATAGCCAGGTCTTTCAAGGCCATCAACATCGACTCGCCCTCAACATAGTTAAAGCTGATATTGAGGTTATGTGGAACACGATGCTCCATATCTCCGTTAACGTAAACCTCTTCAATATCCTTCAAGCCATTGAGCAAGCGATCACGTAAAGCACGGATGCGAGCATTGCCCGAGGTCATCTCAAGGCGTGCGATACGGAAAGCTTCGCCCAAACCAACGATTTGATGGACGGCTAATGTGCCAGAACGCATACCGCGCTCATGACCGCCACCATGAATCTGCGCCTCAATACGAATCCGGGGCTTACGACGCACAAATAAGGCGCCGATACCTTTAGGGCCATAGGTCTTATGAGCAGAAAAACTCATTAAATCCACTTTAGTTTTCTCTAAATCAATTTCAACTTTGCCAGTAGCTTGCGCTGCATCCACATGAAAAATTACACCACGTGAGCGGCATAGCTCCCCAATGCGTGGAATGTCTTGGATCACGCCAATCTCGTTATTGACATACATCACTGACAACAAAATAGTGCCTGGCTTCATTGCCGCTTCTAGCTGAGCGAAATCAATCAAACCATTTGGCAGAACATCTAAGTAAGTCACTTCAAAACCTTCGCGCTCAAGCTCGCGACAAGTGTCTAAAGTAGCCTTGTGTTCAGTCTTGACCGTAATGATGTGATTGCCACGATCTTTGTAAAAGTGCGCTGCACCCTTAAGCGCTAAATTAATACTTTCAGTTGCGCCACTAGTAAATACGATCTCCCTTGGGTCGGCATGCACTAACTGGGCGACTTCTGAACGCGCCCACTCAACTGCTTCCTCTGCAGCCCATCCGTAGGCATGGCTACGAGATGCAGCATTACCAAATTGCTCGCGCAAGTAAGGCAACATCTTATCTACCACGCGCGGATCAATCGGAGTAGTAGCCGAATAGTCCATATAAACCGGAAAATGCTTAGGACTAAACATCGGTATTGACTGCTGGGGAATGTCTTGTGGTGCGTTCATTTTTTGCTTATCGATTAACAGGTAAAGAGATTGATCTCTTGGATTAACTTTGCCGAGCTAGATTAAAAACAGAATTCACAAGAGGACGCTTCGGGGCATCTTCTTTCTTTGCTGCGACTGCTGGTGCTAGCTTTTCTGCCTTAACACTGTCAGCCTTAATTTTCTTGGGGCGCAAATCATGCAATACGATTCCGCGTCCAGATTGCTGGTGTACCAAGTCTCGTAATGACACGGAACTAAGGTATTCCACCATCTTGGCATTGAGGTTTGACCAAAGATCATGAGTCATGCAATGACCTTGATTTTCTTCATCGGTATGACAGTTGCCCTTACCGCCACATTGCGTTGCGTCCAGAGGCTCGTCTACGGCCACAATAATGTCGGCCACGCTAATTTCCTCAGATTTACGGGCTAGGGTGTAACCACCGCCAGGACCTCGAGTACTTTCAACGATATTGAAACGGCGTAACTTGCCAAATAGTTGCTCTAAATAAGAGAGGGAGATCTTTTGTCTTTGGCTAATTCCAGCCAAAGTTACAGGCCCGTGCGTCTCACGCAGGGCTAAATCGATCATTGCGGTTACTGCAAAACGGCCTTTAGTTGTAAGTCTCATATGTCACCTTGGTAATGGATTGTTATGGACAGCTAACAGTCGGGCGGGTAATACCCGACCATTCCGCTCAACTTTACCATATACCCCACTAAATTGCTCAGGCATTAACCCCTCAACTTTAAATGGCGTCCCGGGAACGTGCCCCAAATGCCATTTCCTTCACCTTAGTCAATCTATCGCGGGTAGATGCAGCCTTTTCAAACTCCAAATTCTTGGCCTCAGAGTTCATTTGCTTCTCTAAGCGCTTGATTTCACTTGCTAAATCCTTCTCACTCATATCCTCATAGCGTGCCCGCTCCTGCTCAACTTGCATCTCAGAGCGCTTCTCTTTAACGTCATAGACCCCATCAATGATGTCTTTAATACGCTTTTTAACGCCCCGTGGCTCAATACCATTGGCCTTATTGAAAGCAATTTGTTTGGTGCGGCGGCGCTCTGTTTCGCCCATTGCCCGCTTCATGGAATCGGTAATGCGGTCAGCATACAAAATCGCCTTACCTTTGACGTTTCGTGCCGCCCGACCAATGGTCTGTATCAAGCTACGCTCAGAACGCAAAAAGCCCTCTTTATCTGCATCCAAAATGGCGACTAAAGAGACCTCTGGAATATCTAGGCCCTCGCGTAATAAATTAATACCTACCAATACGTCAAAGACACCTAAACGTAAGTCACGCAGAATTTCCACTCTCTCCACCGTATCAATATCGGAGTGTACGTAGCGTACTTTTACTCCGCTATCTGATAAGTAATCCGTGAGTTGCTCAGCCATACGTTTTGTTAATACCGTTACTAAAACACGCTCATGGACTTTGACACGCTCATGAATCTGATTCAGCAGATCGTCAACTTGAGTACTTGCTGGCAATACTTCGATTTCTGGATCGACTAATCCGGTTGGTCTTGCTACTTGCTCTACCACTTGTCCCGTATGCGTATTTTCGTAATCAGCCGGCGTTGCAGAGACAAACACGGTTTGACGCATCTTGGTTTCAAACTCAGTAAATTTGAGTGGGCGGTTATCCATTGCTGAAGGCAAACGGAATCCAAACTCTACTAAGGTATGTTTGCGAGACTTATCGCCGTTATACATCGCGTTGAGCTGACCTATGAGGACATGACTCTCATCTAAAAACATGAGTGCGTCATTGGGCAAGTAGTCCACCAAGGTAGGCGGCGCCTCACCAGGCATAGCGCCTGAGAGGTGGCGAGAGTAGTTCTCAATGCCCTTGCAAAAGCCCAACTCATTGAGCATCTCCAGATCAAAGCGGGTACGCTGCTCTAAACGCTGCGCTTCAACCAGCTTGCCATCTTTTACAAATTCATCTAAGCGAATGCGTAACTCTGCTTTGATGGTTTCAATCGCCTTGAGAACGGTGTCACGCGGCGTGACGTAGTGCGAGCTTGGATAGACGGTAAAGCGTGGAATCTTCTGACGAATCTTTCCAGTAAGTGGATCGAAGAATTGCAAGCTCTCAATAACATCATCAAACAGTTCAACGCGCACCGCTAATTCATTATGCTCAGCCGGAAAAATATCAATCGTGTCGCCCCGGACTCGAAAAACACCGCGCTTGAAATCGGTTTCATTACGGTCGTATTGCATCGCAATTAAGCGCATCAAAATATCGCGCTGACTCATCTTGTCGCCAGGGCGCAAAGTCATCACCATGCTGTGATAGTCACCCGGATTACCAATACCGTAAATTGCGGACACAGTGGCTACGATGATGACATCGCGCCTCTCCAACAAACTCTTGGTTGCAGACAATCGCATTTGTTCAATATGTTCATTGATTGATGAATCCTTTTCAATAAACAAATCGCGTGTCGGAACGTAGGCCTCCGGCTGGTAGTAATCGTAGTAACTAACAAAGTACTCCACCGCATTTTTAGGGAAAAATTCTCGAAACTCACTATAGAGCTGGGCAGCTAGAGTCTTGTTTGGGGCAAAAATGATGGCGGGGCGACCTGTCCTAGCGATCACATTAGCCATAGTGAAGGTCTTACCCGAGCCGGTAACACCCAACAGTGTCTGAAAGGTCAATCCATCCTCAATGCCAGCCACCAAAGCATCAATTGCGGCCGGCTGATCGCCTGCGGGCGGAAATGGCTGATAGAGCTGAAACGGGGAATCTGGGAAAGAAACGAATTTAGCTGGGTCTAAATCGTGGCCTACCTCGCCCAAAGGATCGGCTACAGGGGTTTTCTTGCTTTCGGCAACTTGGGAATTCGAGGAAGTTTTAGGCAACTTGGGGGGCATCTCAGCTATCATTTCAACTGTAAGTTTTAGTTCACAGCGAATTTTGTACAAACATCGATTTTGCCGTTTTTATTTGGAAATAGTTGAATCTAGCCTCAAAAACAGCCACTTAAAGCAAATTTAACTGAAATATCCCCTTATCCACCTTTTTTGACCATCAAATGAACCTTTTTACTTCAGTCCAGCTAGCCCCTAAAGACCCTATTTTTGGCCTCACAGAAGCCTATGTCGCCGACCAACGCGCAGACAAGGTCAACCTAGGTGTTGGCGTTTATTACACCGACGAAGGCAAGGTACCTCTTTTGAAAGCGGTGATTCAGGCTGAAGAGGCGATTGTTGCAAAGCACTCACCACGCAGCTACATTCCAATCGAAGGCCCAAATCCATACAACAGTGCTGTTCAGAACTTATTGTTCGGCACCGACTCATCCCTCATTAAAGATGGTCGCGTGGTTACTGCTGAGTGTCTTGGTGGAA
This genomic interval carries:
- a CDS encoding Rap1a/Tai family immunity protein, whose product is MKLFRTISLVISAFLLLQANTFAQSELPKNDASTAALVELCKNLNDADAQNFCFGFGEGVYQAYLANRNAKQKQSICFSSEAGTREVILQEFLAWNQNNPQFNQDRAAKTLIRFFETKYPCKR
- a CDS encoding DUF3300 domain-containing protein gives rise to the protein MNIQNKAGYLIGLTALLSACSNNGDPYQNIDYPQSYTQSGGYNSSPQLISSEQLQSLLSPIALYPDSLLSLMLLASTYPLEMAEAYNWRNSNSSLNGTALQDALKVQSWNDSVKSLISFPQAFNMMGSKLQWTQNLGNAYKLQPADTMKAVQVLRKRAVQAGTLKSNQQITVSTDANSNVLIGPANTQVVYVPSYNPTVVYGAWPYPDYPPYPVYNPAWGMMSFGLGMAVGSAFWSSPSWSDGTINVNNTNSPGRTNRGLIGPSSIQNQQRLLNDWKNNASPQDRQAARAAGQRADNAFQKNATPQERSQADRLNQEARNDYQQDRSNPNTYREAAQENAMREQARADRMNDDRFGGRGGFGAGRMGGFRR
- the fdx gene encoding ISC system 2Fe-2S type ferredoxin is translated as MTQIVVLPHSEYCPEGAVLEVTPGTSVCEALLENHIPIEHACDMVCACTTCHVIVKEGYQSLNEPDENEEDLLDRAWGLNPQSRLSCQAIVARQDLVIEIPKYSINHAKENH
- the hscA gene encoding Fe-S protein assembly chaperone HscA, which encodes MALLQISEPGKSLAPHQRRIAVGIDLGTTNSLVAIVRDALPKVLPDSEGRELLPSVVRYLPNGRTQAGFEAAESIVSDTKNTIVSVKRFMGRGIVDVENIESTPYDFVDEPGMLKIKTVAGDKSPIEVSAEILARLRQLAEDSVNDDIVGAVITVPAYFDDAQRQATKDAAKLAGIEVLRLLNEPTAAAIAYGLDNASEGIYAVYDLGGGTFDISILRMSRGVFEVLSTGGDSALGGDDFDHRLYCWVIEQAKLPPLSIQDHRKLLLSCKHAKEQLSHNPLARVHETLADGTVINVGVSQAQFFEITQNLINKTLLAVKKALRDAGLKADEVKGVVMVGGATRMPHVQRAVGELFGTKPLNNLNPDQVVALGAAMQADLLAGNQSKDDEWLLLDVIPLSLGVETMGGLVEKIIPRNTPIPVARAQDFTTFKDGQTALAIQVVQGERELAQDCRSLGKFELRGIPPMAAGAARIRVTYQVDADGLLSVSAMEQGSGVQASIDIKPSYGLTDAEIARMLQDGFASAKIDLLSRSLREEQVNAQRLLDAVQTALDSDRGLLNSQEQAEVDQEMAVLQKLLTEETDSAILRKAVDHAAKATDEFAQKRMNASIKRALAGKNVAEI
- the hscB gene encoding Fe-S protein assembly co-chaperone HscB; translated protein: MSVVVVNPSASDNYFRFFGLEQQFNLDLSALDQAYLAIQKEVHPDRHARGSDTEQRLAMQMATLANTAFQTLKNPIQRGLYLCQLHKVDARLETNTAMPAAFLMKQMEWRESLEDQDEDLGALEALAEEVDQAKRDILVEITQAIDGAQNYERAAELLRGLLFIDKFALELDDAISALV
- the iscA gene encoding iron-sulfur cluster assembly protein IscA, which translates into the protein MAISLTDKAAKHVQRNLDKRGKGCGLRLGVRTTGCSGLAYQLEYVDEAAPEDVKFESNGITIFIDPKSLAYLDGTELDFVREGLNEGFKFQNPNVKDECGCGESFRV
- the iscU gene encoding Fe-S cluster assembly scaffold IscU, with protein sequence MAYSDKVIDHYENPRNVGSFEKGDDQVGTGMVGAPACGDVMKLQIRVNDQGVIEDAKFKTYGCGSAIASSSLVTEWVKGKTLDQALEIKNSLIAEELALPPVKIHCSILAEDAIKAAVADYKEKHPAL
- a CDS encoding IscS subfamily cysteine desulfurase produces the protein MNAPQDIPQQSIPMFSPKHFPVYMDYSATTPIDPRVVDKMLPYLREQFGNAASRSHAYGWAAEEAVEWARSEVAQLVHADPREIVFTSGATESINLALKGAAHFYKDRGNHIITVKTEHKATLDTCRELEREGFEVTYLDVLPNGLIDFAQLEAAMKPGTILLSVMYVNNEIGVIQDIPRIGELCRSRGVIFHVDAAQATGKVEIDLEKTKVDLMSFSAHKTYGPKGIGALFVRRKPRIRIEAQIHGGGHERGMRSGTLAVHQIVGLGEAFRIARLEMTSGNARIRALRDRLLNGLKDIEEVYVNGDMEHRVPHNLNISFNYVEGESMLMALKDLAISSGSACTSASLEPSYVLRALGRNDELAHSSIRFTLGRFTTEEEVDFTIKLVKEKIAKLRELSPLWEMFKDGIDLSTIQWAAH
- a CDS encoding Fe-S cluster assembly transcription factor, with amino-acid sequence MRLTTKGRFAVTAMIDLALRETHGPVTLAGISQRQKISLSYLEQLFGKLRRFNIVESTRGPGGGYTLARKSEEISVADIIVAVDEPLDATQCGGKGNCHTDEENQGHCMTHDLWSNLNAKMVEYLSSVSLRDLVHQQSGRGIVLHDLRPKKIKADSVKAEKLAPAVAAKKEDAPKRPLVNSVFNLARQS
- the uvrB gene encoding excinuclease ABC subunit UvrB, with protein sequence MIAEMPPKLPKTSSNSQVAESKKTPVADPLGEVGHDLDPAKFVSFPDSPFQLYQPFPPAGDQPAAIDALVAGIEDGLTFQTLLGVTGSGKTFTMANVIARTGRPAIIFAPNKTLAAQLYSEFREFFPKNAVEYFVSYYDYYQPEAYVPTRDLFIEKDSSINEHIEQMRLSATKSLLERRDVIIVATVSAIYGIGNPGDYHSMVMTLRPGDKMSQRDILMRLIAMQYDRNETDFKRGVFRVRGDTIDIFPAEHNELAVRVELFDDVIESLQFFDPLTGKIRQKIPRFTVYPSSHYVTPRDTVLKAIETIKAELRIRLDEFVKDGKLVEAQRLEQRTRFDLEMLNELGFCKGIENYSRHLSGAMPGEAPPTLVDYLPNDALMFLDESHVLIGQLNAMYNGDKSRKHTLVEFGFRLPSAMDNRPLKFTEFETKMRQTVFVSATPADYENTHTGQVVEQVARPTGLVDPEIEVLPASTQVDDLLNQIHERVKVHERVLVTVLTKRMAEQLTDYLSDSGVKVRYVHSDIDTVERVEILRDLRLGVFDVLVGINLLREGLDIPEVSLVAILDADKEGFLRSERSLIQTIGRAARNVKGKAILYADRITDSMKRAMGETERRRTKQIAFNKANGIEPRGVKKRIKDIIDGVYDVKEKRSEMQVEQERARYEDMSEKDLASEIKRLEKQMNSEAKNLEFEKAASTRDRLTKVKEMAFGARSRDAI